A window of Ruania suaedae contains these coding sequences:
- a CDS encoding lasso RiPP family leader peptide-containing protein encodes MKGRGRMGKYEAPTLTEVGSVREMTLGGANLQDWSDEIRLWRITLPAPGEFS; translated from the coding sequence ATGAAGGGTAGAGGACGCATGGGAAAATATGAGGCTCCCACGCTCACCGAAGTGGGTAGCGTGCGCGAGATGACTCTGGGCGGGGCGAACCTGCAGGACTGGTCGGATGAGATCCGGCTCTGGAGGATCACCCTGCCGGCACCGGGTGAGTTCAGCTGA
- a CDS encoding nucleotidyltransferase family protein yields the protein MWSGTASRQQHAISHSLVSIARGETPALAREVAADPEEFLGAVRFHRLAPLAHVLLRDSQPALGHLLRPDRDRAAAMHLHVTTLLGHVGDLLDGVPWAVFKGPVLSELAHPVVGLRSYKDLDLLVAAGDLRTVSTRLREAGWTVADFDDMLRNPQAPGEMHWRSPSGVLVDLHWSMINMAERRRTLAVPTEQLLARRVPIRLGFSTGWTLDPEDGFIHVCLHAALTGANRLLYLVDAQRMAARVTDWGEVGRRARAWKVAPHVCLVLLRARDTLGGDLPEEMGRTLPMSWAFRALTAGVGRLAPVDRARQEPGLARLVARAVAPGAARTAAGSSRSVVRHVLVRRPPVPGDRVLADDRALELYLARVEAAAGPGC from the coding sequence ATGTGGAGCGGTACCGCGAGCAGGCAGCAGCACGCGATCTCCCACAGCCTCGTCTCGATCGCCCGGGGCGAGACCCCCGCCCTCGCGCGCGAGGTCGCCGCCGATCCGGAGGAGTTCCTCGGCGCCGTGCGGTTCCACCGGCTGGCACCCCTGGCCCACGTCCTCCTCCGCGACAGCCAACCCGCGCTCGGGCACCTGCTCCGGCCGGACCGGGACCGGGCGGCGGCGATGCATCTGCACGTCACCACGTTGCTGGGGCACGTCGGTGACCTGCTCGACGGCGTCCCCTGGGCGGTGTTCAAGGGTCCGGTCCTGTCCGAGCTCGCCCACCCCGTCGTGGGCCTGCGCAGCTACAAGGATCTCGACCTGCTCGTCGCCGCCGGCGATCTGCGGACGGTCAGCACGCGGTTGCGGGAGGCGGGATGGACGGTTGCCGACTTCGACGACATGCTGCGCAATCCTCAGGCGCCGGGTGAGATGCACTGGCGGAGCCCGTCTGGCGTGCTCGTGGATCTGCACTGGTCCATGATCAACATGGCCGAACGTCGCCGGACGCTCGCCGTGCCCACCGAGCAGCTGCTCGCCCGGCGGGTGCCGATCCGTCTCGGCTTCTCCACCGGGTGGACGCTCGACCCGGAGGACGGCTTCATCCACGTCTGCCTGCACGCCGCGTTGACCGGCGCCAATCGGCTGCTCTACCTGGTGGACGCGCAACGGATGGCGGCACGCGTCACCGACTGGGGCGAGGTCGGACGACGGGCCCGTGCCTGGAAGGTGGCGCCGCACGTCTGCCTCGTGCTGCTCCGCGCCCGCGACACGCTCGGCGGCGACCTCCCGGAGGAGATGGGACGCACCCTGCCCATGTCCTGGGCGTTCCGGGCGCTCACTGCCGGTGTCGGGCGCCTCGCCCCCGTCGATCGGGCGCGACAGGAGCCGGGACTGGCCCGCCTCGTCGCCCGGGCGGTAGCACCGGGGGCGGCCCGGACCGCCGCCGGCTCGTCTCGCAGCGTCGTCCGGCACGTGCTGGTCCGGAGGCCCCCAGTGCCCGGCGACCGAGTCCTGGCCGATGACCGTGCGCTCGAGCTCTACCTCGCGCGGGTCGAGGCGGCGGCCGGTCCGGGGTGCTGA
- the rfbA gene encoding glucose-1-phosphate thymidylyltransferase RfbA, translating into MKGIILAGGSGTRLHPLTIGVSKQLLPVYDKPMVYYPLSTLMLAGIRDILVITTPHEAASFERLLGDGSQFGISLTFAHQPSPDGLAQAFVIGADFIGADRVALILGDNLLYGPGLGTRLSRFTDIDGAAVFAYWVSDPRSYGVVGFDADGHATSLEEKPAEPASNYAVPGLYFYDNDVLELARQARPSARGEYEITDINRAYLERDRLQVHVLPRGTAWLDTGTFDQMTDAGDYVRTMERRTGLKIGAPEEVAWRKGFLTDDELRARAAGLRRSGYGSYLLELLEREGR; encoded by the coding sequence GTGAAAGGCATCATCCTCGCGGGTGGGTCGGGCACGCGTCTGCACCCCCTCACGATCGGGGTGTCCAAGCAGCTGCTCCCGGTCTACGACAAGCCGATGGTCTACTACCCGCTCTCGACGCTCATGCTCGCCGGCATCCGGGACATCCTGGTCATCACCACCCCGCACGAGGCCGCGAGCTTCGAGCGGCTGCTCGGCGACGGATCGCAGTTCGGCATCTCCCTGACCTTCGCCCACCAGCCCTCACCGGACGGGCTCGCGCAGGCCTTCGTGATCGGCGCCGATTTCATCGGCGCGGACCGGGTCGCGCTCATCCTGGGTGACAACCTGCTGTACGGTCCCGGCCTCGGTACCCGCCTCTCCCGCTTCACCGACATCGACGGCGCGGCTGTCTTCGCGTACTGGGTCAGCGATCCGCGCTCCTACGGCGTGGTCGGCTTCGACGCCGACGGCCACGCGACTTCGCTCGAGGAGAAGCCGGCCGAGCCCGCGAGCAACTACGCGGTCCCCGGTCTGTACTTCTACGACAACGACGTCCTCGAGCTCGCCCGGCAGGCCCGGCCCAGCGCCCGTGGGGAGTACGAGATCACCGACATCAATCGCGCCTACCTCGAGCGGGACCGCTTGCAGGTGCACGTGCTGCCGCGGGGCACCGCCTGGCTCGACACCGGGACCTTCGACCAGATGACCGATGCCGGGGACTACGTCCGCACGATGGAGCGTCGCACCGGTCTGAAGATCGGCGCCCCGGAGGAGGTGGCGTGGCGCAAGGGCTTCCTGACCGACGACGAGCTGCGGGCCCGGGCAGCGGGGCTGCGGCGCTCCGGCTACGGCTCCTACCTGCTCGAACTGCTCGAGCGGGAGGGCCGGTGA
- the rfbB gene encoding dTDP-glucose 4,6-dehydratase, which produces MMRLLVTGGAGFVGANFVRHVIEHSDHEVAVLDALTYAGHRASLAGLPADRVRFVHGDVADARLVDGLVGDCDAVVHFAAESHNDRSLRDPRIFLHSNVVGTFTLLEAVRRHNTRLHHISTDEVYGDLELDSPERFTETTAYNPSSPYSSTKAGSDMLVRAWCRSFGVRATISNCSNNYGPYQHVEKFIPRQITNVLRGLRPKLYGGGRNVRDWIHVEDHSSAVLAILETGRPGQTYLIGADGECSNREVVELVLALMGRPAQAYDQVADRPGHDQRYAIDATKLRTELGWRPRFGDFERGLASTIDWYRTHEAWWAPSKEDTEAFYAKHGQ; this is translated from the coding sequence GTGATGCGGCTGCTGGTGACCGGGGGGGCCGGCTTCGTCGGGGCGAACTTCGTCCGTCACGTGATCGAGCACTCCGACCACGAGGTCGCGGTGCTCGATGCCCTGACCTACGCCGGCCACCGCGCCTCGCTGGCGGGCCTGCCCGCGGATCGCGTGCGCTTCGTGCACGGTGACGTCGCGGACGCTCGCCTCGTCGACGGCCTCGTCGGTGACTGCGACGCCGTGGTGCACTTCGCCGCCGAGTCCCACAACGACCGTTCCCTGCGGGATCCGAGGATCTTCCTGCACTCGAACGTGGTCGGCACGTTCACCCTGCTGGAAGCGGTCCGGCGCCACAACACGCGCTTGCATCACATCTCGACCGACGAGGTCTACGGCGACCTCGAGCTCGACTCGCCGGAGCGGTTCACGGAGACCACCGCCTACAACCCCTCCTCCCCCTACTCCTCCACCAAGGCCGGGAGCGACATGCTGGTGCGCGCGTGGTGCCGGTCCTTCGGCGTCCGGGCCACCATCTCAAACTGCTCGAACAACTACGGGCCGTACCAGCATGTGGAGAAGTTCATCCCCCGGCAGATCACGAATGTGCTCCGCGGCCTCCGGCCCAAGCTCTACGGCGGAGGCCGGAACGTGCGGGACTGGATCCACGTCGAGGACCACTCCTCGGCGGTGCTCGCGATCCTCGAGACGGGCCGGCCCGGCCAGACCTACCTGATCGGCGCGGACGGGGAGTGCTCCAACCGCGAGGTCGTCGAACTGGTGCTGGCCCTGATGGGGCGCCCTGCCCAGGCCTACGACCAGGTGGCCGACCGGCCCGGCCACGACCAGCGGTACGCGATAGACGCGACCAAGTTGCGCACGGAGCTGGGGTGGCGACCCCGCTTCGGCGATTTCGAGCGAGGCCTGGCGTCGACGATCGACTGGTACCGCACGCACGAGGCGTGGTGGGCGCCGTCCAAGGAGGACACCGAGGCCTTCTACGCCAAGCACGGACAGTGA
- a CDS encoding sugar nucleotide-binding protein, with amino-acid sequence MDLDKELGLSTTPIEGLLLVELPVRADSRGWFKENWQREKMLALGLPDFGPVQHNVSFNDRAGTTRGIHAEPWDKWVSVASGRVFGAWVDLREGPGLGRLVTAELDPSRAVFVPRGVGNAFQTLEAGTAYTYLVNGHWRAEATYTVLDLADATVGIRWPIPLSRAEISDKDRHHPPLARVTPLPARRTLVLGADGQIGRALRSRWGEVPSVEYTTRSQLDLTDTGLAGARPWQDCGVLVNAAAFTGVDAAETHEGRRAAWEANATAVGRLARIATDHRLTLVHLSSDYVYDGTAPPYLEDAPVSPMGVYGQTKAAGELAAATTPRHYIIRTSWVLGDGHNFVRTMQRLAAAGVDPRVVGDQWGRLTLADDIAAAITHLMTTGAPFGTYNVTGSGQVRSWAEIAQAVFRLSGHDPARVTEVTTSQYLADAPQPTAPRPTSSVLDLTKITASGFRPTDTDAALVRYLAPNVHQ; translated from the coding sequence ATGGACCTGGACAAGGAGCTGGGCCTGTCCACCACCCCGATCGAGGGGTTGCTGCTGGTCGAGCTACCGGTGCGGGCGGACAGCCGGGGCTGGTTCAAGGAGAACTGGCAGCGGGAGAAGATGCTCGCCCTCGGCTTGCCGGACTTCGGTCCGGTGCAGCACAACGTCTCCTTCAACGACCGTGCCGGCACCACCCGCGGCATCCACGCCGAACCGTGGGACAAGTGGGTCTCGGTCGCGAGCGGCCGCGTCTTCGGCGCCTGGGTCGACCTGCGCGAGGGCCCGGGGCTGGGCCGGCTCGTCACCGCCGAGCTGGATCCGTCCCGCGCCGTCTTCGTCCCCCGTGGCGTGGGCAACGCCTTCCAGACCCTCGAGGCGGGGACGGCCTACACCTACCTGGTCAACGGCCACTGGCGGGCGGAGGCCACCTACACCGTCCTCGACCTCGCCGATGCCACCGTCGGGATCCGCTGGCCGATCCCGCTCTCGCGAGCCGAGATCTCGGACAAGGACCGTCACCACCCTCCGCTCGCGCGGGTCACGCCCCTCCCGGCGCGCAGGACTCTGGTGCTCGGCGCCGACGGTCAGATCGGCCGCGCCCTGCGGAGCCGGTGGGGCGAGGTCCCCTCGGTCGAGTACACGACTCGCTCCCAGCTGGACCTCACCGACACCGGGCTCGCCGGCGCCCGCCCGTGGCAGGACTGTGGAGTCCTGGTCAACGCCGCCGCCTTCACCGGTGTCGATGCGGCAGAGACGCACGAAGGGCGCCGAGCCGCGTGGGAGGCGAATGCCACCGCCGTCGGCCGCCTCGCCCGCATCGCCACCGACCACCGCCTCACCCTCGTGCACCTGTCCAGCGACTACGTCTACGACGGAACTGCGCCGCCGTACCTGGAGGATGCGCCGGTGAGCCCGATGGGTGTGTACGGGCAGACCAAGGCCGCCGGCGAGCTCGCCGCCGCCACGACACCGCGGCACTACATCATCCGGACCTCCTGGGTCCTCGGAGACGGCCACAACTTCGTGCGCACCATGCAGCGTCTCGCTGCCGCCGGCGTCGATCCGCGGGTGGTGGGTGACCAGTGGGGCCGGCTCACCCTCGCCGATGACATCGCCGCGGCCATCACGCACCTGATGACCACCGGCGCCCCGTTCGGCACCTACAACGTCACCGGATCCGGCCAGGTGCGCTCCTGGGCCGAGATCGCCCAGGCGGTGTTCCGCCTCAGCGGGCACGACCCGGCACGAGTCACCGAGGTGACGACGTCGCAGTACCTCGCCGATGCGCCCCAGCCGACCGCTCCGCGCCCCACCAGCAGCGTGCTCGACCTCACCAAGATCACCGCGAGCGGCTTCCGGCCCACCGACACCGATGCCGCGCTCGTGCGCTATCTCGCCCCCAACGTCCACCAGTGA
- a CDS encoding sugar transferase: protein MIAALMIAIAMRSSVASVGLLIGGPTGAGLVFAAAIAMVHGYDSRRAMMGSDRYRGVLRAGWAWASLLIGLAFLGSVEVPPVPLVAAIAGTLAAVVLSRRVQLALLRRRRRRGHSLRRTLLVGAPGQLDPLVDLFRSDPELGFEIIGASLPAAPARDGDWRGAPVLGTLERVTDIVVEHGISTVVVAAGTVSAVELRRLCWQLERHHIELVVAPHMDDVVRERVRLHSVGGTPLLTVDIGAGRPRRAAKSVLDRTLGVVLFVMALPVLAISAVLVRASSPGPAFYRQTRTGLDGAPFTMIKLRTMHVDADRARAALLASSEGNAVLFKMREDPRVTPVGRLLRRMSIDELPQLWNVVRGDMSLVGPRPPLGEEVATYDHDAIQRLRVKPGLTGLWQVSGRSDLSWAQSLRLDLRYVDNWSVMMDLTILWRTVRAVLGGRGAY from the coding sequence ATGATCGCAGCCCTCATGATCGCGATCGCGATGCGGTCCTCCGTGGCATCGGTGGGACTGCTGATCGGTGGCCCGACCGGCGCCGGTCTCGTGTTCGCGGCCGCGATCGCAATGGTCCACGGATATGACAGCCGCCGCGCGATGATGGGTAGCGACCGCTATCGCGGCGTCCTCCGGGCAGGATGGGCATGGGCCTCATTGCTGATCGGTCTCGCCTTCCTGGGGTCGGTCGAGGTACCGCCGGTGCCACTGGTGGCCGCCATCGCCGGCACCCTGGCTGCTGTCGTCCTGAGCCGGCGGGTGCAACTGGCGCTGCTCAGGCGTCGCCGTCGTCGCGGGCACTCGCTCCGGCGGACTCTGCTCGTCGGGGCTCCTGGGCAGCTGGACCCGCTCGTCGACCTCTTCCGTTCGGATCCGGAGCTCGGCTTCGAGATCATCGGGGCCAGTCTGCCGGCGGCCCCTGCGCGGGACGGCGACTGGCGAGGCGCGCCGGTGCTGGGCACCCTTGAGCGGGTGACCGACATCGTGGTCGAGCACGGCATCTCGACGGTCGTCGTCGCGGCGGGCACCGTCAGCGCCGTCGAGCTGCGCAGACTCTGCTGGCAGCTCGAGCGCCACCACATCGAGCTGGTCGTCGCCCCGCACATGGACGACGTCGTACGTGAGCGCGTCAGGCTCCACTCGGTCGGCGGAACTCCGCTCCTCACCGTCGACATCGGGGCTGGCCGGCCCAGGCGGGCCGCGAAATCGGTCCTCGACCGCACCCTCGGCGTGGTGCTGTTCGTCATGGCGCTGCCGGTACTGGCCATCAGCGCGGTGCTCGTACGGGCCTCCTCACCGGGGCCGGCGTTCTACCGGCAGACGCGCACCGGCTTGGACGGAGCGCCCTTCACCATGATCAAGCTGCGCACGATGCATGTGGACGCCGACAGGGCCCGGGCCGCGCTGCTGGCGTCGAGCGAGGGCAACGCGGTCCTGTTCAAGATGCGCGAGGACCCCCGGGTCACACCGGTGGGCAGGCTGCTCCGGCGGATGTCCATCGATGAGCTGCCCCAGCTGTGGAACGTGGTCCGCGGGGACATGTCGCTGGTCGGCCCGCGCCCCCCGCTCGGTGAGGAGGTCGCCACCTACGATCACGACGCCATCCAGCGGCTGCGGGTCAAGCCCGGGCTGACCGGCCTGTGGCAGGTCAGCGGCCGGTCGGATCTGTCGTGGGCCCAGTCGCTGCGGCTGGATCTGCGGTATGTCGACAACTGGAGCGTGATGATGGATCTGACCATCCTGTGGCGGACCGTCCGAGCAGTCCTCGGGGGTAGGGGAGCGTACTGA
- a CDS encoding alpha/beta fold hydrolase → MAATVVLVHGIRSSRSMWDGVERRLRERDIPVISADLPGHGALIDTPFTLDGCDRVLDRAASDAGGPIVLAGLSLGGYLALRWAARTRMPVLGVVAASCSAEPRGLPLAGYQALAAVIARLPDRGLALHRVMARLVLGEEGAREVSAGGVALDAMVPALRAMRDVRPLADLARLEVPVWLVNGGWDHFRFDERRFAAAAPLARLVRVPRAGHIVSVDQPEILARLIHSLTVIVSR, encoded by the coding sequence GTGGCTGCGACGGTGGTGCTCGTGCACGGGATCCGGAGTTCGCGCAGCATGTGGGACGGCGTCGAGCGCCGCTTGCGCGAGCGGGACATCCCGGTGATCTCGGCCGACCTGCCCGGCCATGGCGCCCTGATCGACACCCCCTTCACCCTCGACGGATGCGACCGGGTGCTCGACCGTGCGGCCTCCGATGCCGGCGGCCCGATCGTGCTGGCCGGGTTGTCGCTCGGGGGGTATCTCGCGCTCCGGTGGGCCGCCCGCACCCGGATGCCGGTGCTGGGCGTCGTGGCCGCCTCGTGCAGTGCTGAGCCCCGCGGGCTGCCCTTGGCCGGCTACCAGGCGCTCGCCGCTGTCATCGCGCGGCTGCCGGACCGCGGTCTGGCGCTGCACCGGGTGATGGCGCGCCTCGTCCTCGGGGAGGAGGGTGCGCGGGAGGTCTCGGCCGGCGGTGTGGCGCTGGACGCCATGGTGCCGGCGCTTCGCGCGATGCGGGACGTGCGCCCCCTGGCCGATCTCGCGCGGCTGGAGGTCCCGGTCTGGCTGGTCAACGGCGGATGGGACCACTTCCGGTTCGACGAACGCCGTTTCGCAGCGGCGGCACCACTCGCGCGGCTGGTCCGCGTGCCACGTGCCGGCCATATCGTCTCGGTCGATCAGCCCGAGATCCTCGCCCGCCTGATCCACTCCCTGACGGTGATCGTCTCCCGCTAG
- the rplQ gene encoding 50S ribosomal protein L17: MPKPTKGPRLGGGPAHERLMLANMAQSLFEHQSIRTTEARAKRLRPLAERLITKAKRGDLHARRQVHAVLSRKDVVHVLFADIAPAMAEREGGYTRITKIAPRKGDNAPMAVIELVMEPLSPKQATVAEAEGATKRAVKEDAAADEAAAETTASSDDQVEDAASSDDEDTTAQAEGSDETAEESTDSK; encoded by the coding sequence ATGCCCAAGCCCACGAAGGGTCCTCGCCTCGGTGGCGGACCGGCGCACGAGCGGCTGATGCTGGCGAACATGGCCCAGTCCCTGTTCGAGCACCAGAGCATCCGCACCACGGAAGCCCGCGCGAAGCGCCTGCGCCCGCTTGCCGAGCGGCTGATCACGAAGGCCAAGCGCGGTGACCTGCACGCCCGTCGCCAGGTGCACGCCGTGCTGTCCCGCAAGGACGTCGTGCACGTCCTGTTCGCGGACATCGCGCCGGCGATGGCCGAGCGGGAGGGTGGCTACACCCGCATCACGAAGATCGCCCCTCGCAAGGGTGACAACGCACCCATGGCCGTCATCGAGCTCGTGATGGAGCCGCTGAGCCCCAAGCAGGCCACGGTCGCCGAGGCCGAGGGCGCCACCAAGCGCGCGGTCAAGGAGGACGCTGCGGCCGACGAGGCCGCTGCGGAGACCACCGCGAGCAGCGACGACCAGGTCGAGGACGCCGCGAGCAGCGACGACGAGGACACCACGGCTCAGGCCGAGGGGTCCGACGAGACCGCGGAGGAGTCCACCGACTCCAAGTGA
- a CDS encoding DNA-directed RNA polymerase subunit alpha: MLIAQRPTLTEDVVDEYRSRFVIEPLEPGFGYTLGNSMRRTLLSSIPGAAVTSIRIDGVLHEFSTIPGVKEDVTEIILNIKNIVVSSENDEPVVMYLRKQGPGTITAADITPPAGVEVHNPELHIATVNAKGKVEIELTVERGRGYVSAAQNKPFDAEIGRIPVDSIYSPVLKVTYKVEATRVEQRTDFDRLIVDVETKRSMAPRDALASAGKTLVELFGLARELNVEAEGIEIGPSPTDSALAEDLALPIEQLDLTIRSYNCLKREGIHTVGELVARSEADLLDIRNFGAKSITEVKEKLVGLGLSLKDSPADFDPTLVASAYDDGDDFDAYN, translated from the coding sequence GTGCTCATTGCACAGCGCCCCACCCTGACCGAGGACGTCGTCGACGAGTACCGCTCGCGCTTCGTCATCGAACCGCTCGAGCCGGGCTTCGGCTACACGCTCGGCAACAGCATGCGCCGCACGCTGCTCTCCTCGATCCCCGGCGCCGCCGTGACCAGCATCCGCATCGACGGTGTGCTGCACGAGTTCTCCACGATCCCCGGGGTCAAGGAGGATGTCACCGAGATCATCCTGAACATCAAGAACATCGTGGTCTCCTCCGAGAACGACGAGCCGGTCGTGATGTACCTGCGCAAGCAGGGCCCCGGGACGATCACCGCGGCCGACATCACCCCGCCTGCGGGGGTCGAGGTCCACAACCCCGAGCTGCACATCGCCACCGTCAACGCCAAGGGCAAGGTGGAGATCGAGCTGACCGTGGAGCGGGGTCGCGGATATGTCTCGGCGGCCCAGAACAAGCCGTTCGACGCCGAGATCGGCCGCATCCCGGTGGACTCGATCTACTCGCCGGTCCTCAAGGTGACCTACAAGGTCGAGGCAACCCGTGTGGAGCAGCGCACCGACTTCGACCGGCTGATCGTCGACGTCGAGACCAAGCGGTCCATGGCACCGCGGGACGCGCTCGCCTCCGCCGGCAAGACGCTGGTCGAGCTCTTCGGGCTGGCCCGCGAGCTCAACGTCGAGGCCGAGGGCATCGAGATCGGCCCGTCGCCGACGGACTCGGCACTGGCCGAGGACCTCGCCCTGCCGATCGAGCAGCTCGACCTGACGATCCGCTCCTACAACTGCCTCAAGCGTGAGGGGATCCACACCGTCGGCGAGCTGGTCGCCCGCAGTGAGGCGGACCTCCTCGACATCCGCAACTTCGGCGCGAAGTCGATCACCGAGGTCAAGGAGAAGCTGGTCGGACTCGGCCTGTCCCTCAAGGACAGCCCCGCCGACTTCGATCCGACGCTCGTGGCCAGCGCTTACGACGACGGCGACGACTTCGACGCCTACAACTGA
- the rpsK gene encoding 30S ribosomal protein S11 produces MPPKTRQATAARKPRRKEKKNVSQGNAYIKSTFNNTIVSITDPSGAVISWASSGQVGFKGSRKSTPFAAQLAAEAAARKAQEHGMKKVDVFVKGPGSGRETAIRSLQATGLEVGSIQDVTPQAHNGCRPPKRRRV; encoded by the coding sequence ATGCCTCCCAAGACTCGCCAGGCGACCGCCGCGCGCAAGCCGCGCCGCAAGGAGAAGAAGAACGTCTCCCAGGGCAACGCCTACATCAAGTCCACGTTCAACAACACCATCGTCTCGATCACCGACCCCTCCGGCGCCGTGATCTCCTGGGCCTCCTCCGGCCAGGTCGGCTTCAAGGGGTCGCGCAAGTCGACCCCCTTCGCCGCTCAGCTCGCCGCCGAGGCCGCGGCCCGCAAGGCGCAGGAACACGGCATGAAGAAGGTCGACGTGTTCGTCAAGGGTCCGGGTTCCGGCCGCGAGACCGCCATCCGGTCGCTGCAGGCGACCGGACTCGAGGTGGGCTCGATCCAGGACGTCACCCCGCAGGCGCACAACGGTTGCCGCCCGCCGAAGCGCCGCCGCGTCTGA